In Bombus huntii isolate Logan2020A chromosome 3, iyBomHunt1.1, whole genome shotgun sequence, a single genomic region encodes these proteins:
- the LOC126864024 gene encoding serine hydroxymethyltransferase isoform X1, whose protein sequence is MNWANLNRYGFRLADNLLISRMQHIKDRVLQGLSEVFQDSNPNVHFSTTCRTLKLHMPEIIYKNVWETDPELFELMKKEKKRQESGLEMIASENFTSLSVLQCLSSCLHNKYSEGLPGQRYYGGNEYIDEIELLAQKRALEAFDLNPEEWGCNVQPYSGSPANFAVYTGLIEPHGRIMGLDLPDGGHLTHGFFSATKKVSATSIFFESMPYKVSLDTGLIDYDKLAEEASLFKPKIIIAGVSCYSRCLNYKRFREIADENNAYLFSDMAHVSGLVAAKLIPSPFEYSDVVSTTTHKTLRGPRAGVIFFRKGVRKIGKDGQQIMYDLEDKINQAVFPGLQGGPHNHAIAGIATTMKQVKSPEFLQYQKQIIANAKRLCSRLQEHGYKISTGGTDVHMFLVDLRNKGITGAKAEKILESISIACNKNTVPGDKSALNCSGIRLGTPALTTRGLVEKDIDKVVDFIHRGLLLAKEVSNISGPKLIDYKRVLNTDVNIKAKVTALREEVETFSRQFPIPGFEEY, encoded by the exons ATGAATTGGGCGAATTTAAATCGTTACGGTTTTCGATTGGCTGACAATCTGTTAATCAGCCGTATGCAGCATATAAAAGATCGTGTTCTTCAAGGACTATCAGAAGTCTTCCAAGATTCAAATCCTAACGTGCATTTTTCAACCACGTGTCGTACACTTAAACTC CACATGcctgaaataatttataagaatgTCTGGGAAACAGACCCAGAACTTTTTGAATtaatgaaaaaggaaaaaaagaggcAAGAGTCTGGTCTTGAAATGATTGCTAGTGAAAATTTTACATCTCTCAGTGTTTTGCAATGTTTGAGCTCTTGTCTTCACAATAAATATAGTGAAGGCCTTCCTGGTCAAAG atattATGGAGGAAATGAATACATTGATGAAATTGAATTGTTGGCACAAAAACGTGCTTTGGAAGCATTTGATTTAAATCCTGAAGAATGGGGTTGTAATGTACAACCATATTCAGGAAGTCCAGCTAATTTTGCAGTCTACACAGGTTTAATTGAGCCTCATGGTCGTATAATGGGTTTAGATCTTCCTGATGGAGGACATCTTACACATG GTTTTTTTTCTGCAACTAAAAAGGTTTCTGcaacatcaatattttttgAATCAATGCCATACAAAGTTAGTCTTGATACTGGTTTAATTGACTATGATAAGTTAGCTGAGGAAGCAAGTTTATTTAAGCCTAAAATTATAATAGCAGGTGTTTCCTGTTATAGTAGATGCTTAAACTACAAGCGATTCAGGGAAATAGCAGATGAGAATAATGCTTATTTATTTAGTGACATGGCTCATGTATCAGGATTAGTTGCAGCTAAATTAATTCCTAGTCCATTCGAATATAGTGATGTTGTATCTACTACAACTCATAAGACTTTAAG AGGACCTCGTGCTggtgttatattttttcgtaaGGGAGTcagaaaaattggaaaagatGGTCAACAAATTATGTATGATTTGGAAGATAAAATTAATCAGGCTGTATTCCCAGGACTACAAGGTGGACCTCACAATCATGCAATTGCAGGCATAGCTACAACAATGAAACAAGTTAAATCACCAGAATTTCTTCAGTATCAGAAACAAATTATAGCTAATGCAAAGAGACTATGTTCAAGACTTCAGGAGCATGGCTATAAAATCAGTACAGGTGGAACTGATGTTCATATGTTTCTTGTAGATTTACGAAATAAAGGCATTACAGGAGCTAAAGCAGAAAAGATTTTGGAGAGTATCTCCATAGCTTGCAATAAAAACACAGTGCCTGGTGATAAAAGTGCATTGAATTGCAGTGGTATCAGACTTGGTACACCTGCATTAACCACTCGTGGTTTAGTTGAAAAAGATATTGATAAAGTTGTTGATTTTATACACAGAG GGCTATTACTTGCTAAGGAAGTGTCTAACATTTCTGGTCCTAAACTTATTGACTATAAAAGGGTATTGAATACCGATGTCAACATAAAGGCAAAGGTTACAGCTTTAAGAGAAGAAGTTGAAACATTTTCTAGGCAATTTCCTATTCCCGGTTTTGAAGAATATTGA
- the LOC126864024 gene encoding serine hydroxymethyltransferase isoform X2 has protein sequence MPEIIYKNVWETDPELFELMKKEKKRQESGLEMIASENFTSLSVLQCLSSCLHNKYSEGLPGQRYYGGNEYIDEIELLAQKRALEAFDLNPEEWGCNVQPYSGSPANFAVYTGLIEPHGRIMGLDLPDGGHLTHGFFSATKKVSATSIFFESMPYKVSLDTGLIDYDKLAEEASLFKPKIIIAGVSCYSRCLNYKRFREIADENNAYLFSDMAHVSGLVAAKLIPSPFEYSDVVSTTTHKTLRGPRAGVIFFRKGVRKIGKDGQQIMYDLEDKINQAVFPGLQGGPHNHAIAGIATTMKQVKSPEFLQYQKQIIANAKRLCSRLQEHGYKISTGGTDVHMFLVDLRNKGITGAKAEKILESISIACNKNTVPGDKSALNCSGIRLGTPALTTRGLVEKDIDKVVDFIHRGLLLAKEVSNISGPKLIDYKRVLNTDVNIKAKVTALREEVETFSRQFPIPGFEEY, from the exons ATGcctgaaataatttataagaatgTCTGGGAAACAGACCCAGAACTTTTTGAATtaatgaaaaaggaaaaaaagaggcAAGAGTCTGGTCTTGAAATGATTGCTAGTGAAAATTTTACATCTCTCAGTGTTTTGCAATGTTTGAGCTCTTGTCTTCACAATAAATATAGTGAAGGCCTTCCTGGTCAAAG atattATGGAGGAAATGAATACATTGATGAAATTGAATTGTTGGCACAAAAACGTGCTTTGGAAGCATTTGATTTAAATCCTGAAGAATGGGGTTGTAATGTACAACCATATTCAGGAAGTCCAGCTAATTTTGCAGTCTACACAGGTTTAATTGAGCCTCATGGTCGTATAATGGGTTTAGATCTTCCTGATGGAGGACATCTTACACATG GTTTTTTTTCTGCAACTAAAAAGGTTTCTGcaacatcaatattttttgAATCAATGCCATACAAAGTTAGTCTTGATACTGGTTTAATTGACTATGATAAGTTAGCTGAGGAAGCAAGTTTATTTAAGCCTAAAATTATAATAGCAGGTGTTTCCTGTTATAGTAGATGCTTAAACTACAAGCGATTCAGGGAAATAGCAGATGAGAATAATGCTTATTTATTTAGTGACATGGCTCATGTATCAGGATTAGTTGCAGCTAAATTAATTCCTAGTCCATTCGAATATAGTGATGTTGTATCTACTACAACTCATAAGACTTTAAG AGGACCTCGTGCTggtgttatattttttcgtaaGGGAGTcagaaaaattggaaaagatGGTCAACAAATTATGTATGATTTGGAAGATAAAATTAATCAGGCTGTATTCCCAGGACTACAAGGTGGACCTCACAATCATGCAATTGCAGGCATAGCTACAACAATGAAACAAGTTAAATCACCAGAATTTCTTCAGTATCAGAAACAAATTATAGCTAATGCAAAGAGACTATGTTCAAGACTTCAGGAGCATGGCTATAAAATCAGTACAGGTGGAACTGATGTTCATATGTTTCTTGTAGATTTACGAAATAAAGGCATTACAGGAGCTAAAGCAGAAAAGATTTTGGAGAGTATCTCCATAGCTTGCAATAAAAACACAGTGCCTGGTGATAAAAGTGCATTGAATTGCAGTGGTATCAGACTTGGTACACCTGCATTAACCACTCGTGGTTTAGTTGAAAAAGATATTGATAAAGTTGTTGATTTTATACACAGAG GGCTATTACTTGCTAAGGAAGTGTCTAACATTTCTGGTCCTAAACTTATTGACTATAAAAGGGTATTGAATACCGATGTCAACATAAAGGCAAAGGTTACAGCTTTAAGAGAAGAAGTTGAAACATTTTCTAGGCAATTTCCTATTCCCGGTTTTGAAGAATATTGA
- the LOC126864043 gene encoding Golgi to ER traffic protein 4 homolog, which translates to MIPITKAEKNIPKSVNMASRYNHAIQRVLAKLEASINSENYYEAHQMYRTLYFRYLGQKKYSELLELLYNGSTLLLQHEQHASGADLGILFINVLTQSGTEPSQDYFEKITNLFSIMSPLSPERDVFVQSALRWSIKGTEYKTGHPDLHQKVAQVFWREKNYIMARQHFIYSRDGSGCAAMLVELHEQRGYKNEIDLFIAQAVLQYLCLQNKTTAQEVFNSYTSQHPKINSGPPYLLPLLNFLFFLLKTVDSGKLAVFTVLCEQYRISLNRDPCYRQYLDKIGQLFFNVPSPRPRNQGLFGTLLQSFFNGLEDEGSDDEQRNTASTSQTAQELD; encoded by the exons ATGATACCAATTACAAAAGcagaaaaaaatattccaaagaGCGTAAACATGGCCTCGCGGTATAATCACGCTATTCAGCGAGTTTTAGCAAAATTAGAAGCATCCATAAATtcggaaaattattatgaagCTCATCAAATGTATAGAACTTTATACTTCAG ATATCTTGGGCAGAAAAAGTATTCGGAACTTTTGGAATTACTATATAATGGTTCTACTCTTTTATTACAACACGAGCAA CATGCAAGTGGAGCTGACTTAGGAATcttatttataaatgttttaacacAATCAGGGACAGAACCTTCTCAAGATTATTtcgaaaaaattacaaatttgttCAGTATAATGAGTCCTTTATCACCTGAAAGAGATGTATTTGTACAATCTGCTCTTCGATGGAGTATAAAAGGTACAGAATATAAAACAGGTCATCCAGATTTGCATCAGAAAGTAGCACAAGTATTTTGGAGAG aaaaaaattatataatggCAAGgcaacattttatatatagtaGAGATGGTTCTGGATGTGCTGCGATGCTTGTCGAGCTCCATGAGCAACGTGgttacaaaaatgaaatagaTCTTTTTATAGCTCAGGCAGTTTTGCA ATACCtttgtttacaaaataaaactaCTGCACAGGAAGTTTTCAATTCTTATACATCACAGCATCCAAAAATAAACAGTGGTCCACCATATCTTCTTCCTTtactgaattttttattttttttattaaaaacagtTGACAG TGGTAAACTCGCTGTGTTCACAGTACTTTGTGAACAATATCGAATATCTTTAAACAGAGATCCATGTTATCGACAGTACTTAGATAAAATAGggcaattattttttaacgttcCATCCCCACGTCCTCGCAATCAAGGATTATTTGGTACACTTTTACAATCATTTTTTAATGGTCTTGAAGATGAAGGTTCAGATGATGAACAAAGAAACACAGCTTCAACTTCACAAACAGCACAAGAGCTTGACTGA
- the LOC126864031 gene encoding uncharacterized protein LOC126864031, giving the protein MDLAETMKNIVAKGMQTEMGPPGGGSGYPGTPSSAGYVTEKMYMLLQAYLQNKGWNPSIELLQCFSEFKDASMIPSAAYLQMMASRIALDSQGRLVLRENGKIILPYEHFANAVMLKHMNGPHGLHLGLEGTVRAVMESYTIGRECFGMEKEFIIEVVQNCPNPACRYYKNQLELTQKMGHMAPTYIQENETTASLLRSSFPHNTDFQATLSSANPNTHMGGGSTADLAEMRGAGNQMNLQRPPSRPSLNIPHRPVSQEKKVATGKQHYESLIPNIPMSDHKLTDFLRTNLDNLDNLSGLGLGNLQGIGNANKDLLALHNGAWPLENEKGSRASSNSEGGQEKIVRAFAEVMKNMARMKACVRPAMCKPYGKQSEALQKTLVDTIQLVQSLRSFLPPPHIPVSSWKNEDKHRLDHTGTPYLPSLKTGGLEELCEQRKLD; this is encoded by the exons ATGGACTTAGCAGAAACTATGAAAAACATTGTTGCCAAAGGTATGCAAACCGAAATGGGACCACCAGGTGGAGGATCTGGTTACCCTGGTACACCAAGTAGTGCTGGTTATGTTACTGAAAAGATGTATATGTTATTACAAGCCTATCTTCAAAATAAAGGTTGGAATCCAAGCATCGAACTGCTGCAATGTTTTTCTGAATTCAAGGATGCATCTATGATACCAAGTGCTGCCTATTTGCA GATGATGGCATCAAGAATAGCTTTGGACTCTCAGGGAAGGCTAGTGCttagagaaaatggaaaaataatattgcCCTATGAACATTTTGCAAATGCTGTGATGTTAAAGCATATGAATGGTCCACATGGTCTACATTTGGGCTTAGAAGGGACAGTTAGAGCTGTTATGGAATCATACACTATCGGACGGGAATGTTTTGGTATggaaaaagaatttataataGAGGTGGTACAAAACTGTCCAAATCCTGCTTGCCGTTATTACAAAAATCAACTCGAGTTAACTCAAAAAATGGGACATATGGCACCAACTTACATTcaagaaaatgaaacaacAGCTTCTCTCTTACGTAGTAGTTTTCCTCATAACACAGATTTTCAAGCA aCATTAAGCAGTGCCAATCCAAATACTCACATGGGAGGAGGATCAACAGCAGATTTGGCAGAAATGAGAGGTGCTGGGAACCAAATGAATCTTCAACGTCCTCCAAGCCGTCCATCATTAAATATTCCACATAGACCTGTGTCacaagaaaaaaaagtagCCACTGGGAAACAGCATTATGAATCCTTAATACCTAATATTCCAATGTCTGATCATAAATTAACAGACTTCTTAAGAACGAATTTAGATAATTTGGACAATCTTAGTGGGCTTGGTTTGGGAAATTTACAAGGGATAGGAAATGCAAATAAGGATTTGTTAGCCTTACATAATGGAGCTTGGCCATTAGAAAATGAGAAAGGATCTCGGGCATCTTCAAATTCAGAAG GAGGACAAGAAAAAATAGTAAGGGCTTTTGCAGAAGTTATGAAGAACATGGCAAGGATGAAAGCTTGTGTACGTCCTGCAATGTGCAAGCCATATGGAAAACAATCAGAAGCTTTgcaaaaaa CGCTGGTGGATACAATACAGCTTGTACAGTCGCTAAGAAGTTTCCTGCCACCTCCACATATTCCTGTCTCAAGCTGGAAAAATGAAGATAAACATCGATTAGATCATACGGGTACTCCCTATCTCCCATCATT AAAGACTGGAGGTTTAGAAGAGTTATGCGAACAACGCAAGCTAGACTAA